In one window of Macadamia integrifolia cultivar HAES 741 chromosome 2, SCU_Mint_v3, whole genome shotgun sequence DNA:
- the LOC122093135 gene encoding uncharacterized protein LOC122093135, giving the protein MENMTSLHYILLSGRANLRYIPKLPSSLIELRLCEILESSTDLHNMKRLELLCLKQLCMMEEQFIRGVVRTSYGEFNVLEHMSGVDQFCVHYSGLSHDQVPSSPFFLKGACKAVNNKGRRQIWIRLQERDACLFRNYLIPDDEIYSRLIIHISLRVSGFDPILAGLVDDVVRVNTTLNFKACIHSSKDQKITYCETRLRIEDIELINPEKDEVHNLKGVDYRYIDHVHRFRRFDWFGFQLEGGDTIEILEINQEDLPHDDDDDADNEYSHERGICCAVTELNLFVIKEEPNLEMCYSQSITAAPEKEEERTNEKGDAEGEGRSNETIINILLRMMRLVLLLCSSTN; this is encoded by the exons ATGGAAAATATGACGTCTTTGCATTACATTCTCCTAAGTGGACGTGCCAATCTTCGATACATACCTAAGCTGCCCTCTAGTTTAATTGAACTTCGTCTTTGCGAAATACTTGAAAGCTCAACAGACTTGCATAACATGAAAAGGTTAGAGTTATTGTGCCTTAAACAGTTGTGTATGATGGAAGAGCAGTTTATAAGAGGCGTTGTCAGGACAAGTTATGGTGAATTCAATGTACTGGAACATATGTCTGGAGTGGATCAATTCTGTGTTCATTATTCAGGGTTGTCGCATGACCAG GTCCcttcctctcctttcttcttaaAGGGAGCATGTAAGGCAGTCAACAATAAAGGTCGGAGACAAATTTGGATACGTTTGCAAGAGAGAGATGCATGTTTGTTTCGTAATTACCTGATTCCTGATGATGAGATCTATAGCAGGTTAATTATCCACATTTCTTTGAGAGTCAGTGGATTTGATCCAATACTTGCTGGACTTGTGGATGATGTAGTACGAGTAAATACAACTCTGAATTTTAAAGCTTGTATCCATAGCAGCAAAGACCAAAAAATAACCTATTGTGAAACTAGGCTGAGAATTGAGGACATCGAATTGATAAATCCAGAAAAAGACGAGGTTCACAATTTGAAAGGGGTTGATTATCGATATATAGATCATGTTCACAGATTCAGAAGGTTTGATTGGTTTGGGTTTCAGTTGGAAGGAGGAGATACTATTGAGATATTAGAAATAAATCAAGAAGATCttcctcatgatgatgatgatgatgctgatAATGAATATAGCCATGAACGTGGGATCTGTTGCGCTGTGACAGAGTTGAACCTTTTTGTAATAAAAGAGGAGCCCAACTTGGAGATGTGTTATAGTCAATCCATTACTGCTGCTCctgagaaagaagaggagaggaccAATGAAAAGGGGGACGCAGAGGGCGAGGGGAGGAGTAATGAGACAATAATAAACATCCTCTTGAGGATGATGAGGCTGGTCCTTCTTCTATGTTCCTCAACGAATTAG
- the LOC122091739 gene encoding disease resistance protein Roq1-like, with protein MAEQGADQSELVEKVVQSAWIRLNRVPLIDVKHPVGLESPVKSVLSLLTKSSFEDVQFLGICGLGGLGKTTIATYVYNRIFRNFSKSCFLDDVGERASQANGVNCLQEKLLYSISREEIKICSHKQGSRMIKERLGKIDILLILNDVGHHTQLDALARDISWFGHGSRIIIMTRDQSILGKIPQNNRKVYEPEELNMKESLQLFSSYAFSMDKPPDDYMQLSIDIIHTTGGLPSALEVLGSDLSMENDKEVWKSMHRMLKQVPHNDVYGK; from the exons ATGGCAGAGCAGGG GGCTGATCAATCGGAGCTAGTTGAGAAAGTTGTTCAAAGTGCTTGGATTCGATTGAATAGGGTTCCCTTGATTGATGTTAAACACCCTGTTGGATTAGAATCCCCTGTAAAATCTGTGTTATCTCTGCTAACAAAATCCAGTTTTGAGGATGTTCAATTCCTAGGAATATGTGGTTTGGGTGGCCTTGGGAAGACAACCATTGCGACATACGTATACAACCGCATCTTTAGAAACTTTAGCAAGAGTTGCTTTCTTGATGATGTTGGAGAGAGAGCATCACAAGCCAATGGTGTAAATTGCTTGCAAGAGAAGCTTCTTTACAGTATCTCTcgggaagaaataaaaatatgcaGTCATAAACAAGGATCAAGAATGATAAAAGAAAGACTTGGGAAAATAGATATTCTTCTCATTCTGAATGACGTGGGCCATCATACCCAATTAGATGCATTGGCTCGTGATATCAGTTGGTTTGGTCATGGAAGTAGGATAATTATAATGACTAGAGATCAGAGCATTCTAGGTAAAATTCCTCAAAATAACAGAAAAGTATATGAGCCTGAAGAATTGAATATGAAAGAGAGTCTTCAACTCTTTAGTTCTTATGCTTTTTCCATGGACAAACCTCCTGATGATTACATGCAGCTTTCAATTGATATAATACATACTACAGGAGGGTTGCCCTCAGCTTTGGAGGTTTTGGGTTCTGATTTATCTATGGAAAATGATAAAGAAGTATGGAAAAGCATGCATCGGATGTTGAAACAAGTTCCTCATAATGATGTCTATGGAAAGTAA
- the LOC122091748 gene encoding disease resistance protein RUN1-like: MCLSTSEARNTFVGYLYRALEHRGIHVFIDSKDLWKGEDIGPELLGAIKGSKLSIAVFSERYAESKWCLWELVQMLECHRINGQVIFPIFFKVKTTDVKNQTGIFEISPQRYSKEAPETLWRWKDTLRAVGDKNGWVFDDGKVSVP, translated from the coding sequence ATGTGTTTATCAACTTCAGAGGCACGCAATACCTTCGTTGGTTATCTTTATAGGGCTCTAGAGCATCGTGGAATTCATGTTTTTATTGACAGCAAAGATTTGTGGAAAGGAGAAGATATTGGGCCGGAACTTCTGGGAGCAATTAAAGGATCCAAGCTCTCGATtgctgttttcagtgaaagatACGCAGAAAGCAAATGGTGCCTCTGGGAACTCGTTCAAATGCTGGAATGTCATAGAATCAACGGTCAAgtcatttttcccattttcttcaAAGTTAAGACAACAGATGTTAAGAATCAAACAGGAATTTTTGAGATTTCACCTCAGAGATATAGCAAGGAGGCGCCCGAAACGCTGTGGAGATGGAAGGACACTTTGCGAGCAGTAGGAGATAAGAATGGATGGGTTTTTGACGATGGGAAAGTCTCGGTCCCTTGA